In one Oryza glaberrima chromosome 2, OglaRS2, whole genome shotgun sequence genomic region, the following are encoded:
- the LOC127762564 gene encoding uncharacterized protein LOC127762564 has protein sequence MASTSGPAKDQEGPVHGPQESTSSAAAAAAADASIPAPPEGAGDVSPPSPPPPPPPSSVQSRAHERAREQPGDGGRGADRSSSAAAAVDRKGKKKIGEDSSSPAPPDDREQAPRKEGRKKSDSPMKFLRSSILAIHGYAKKKLSDRKGKQPNYPNQTSKEIISKSPPHVGHKKVPIDKAFIHYFGNIHNALQHGYVPLHLAHLDTRYSELRPVRRDGEGFYRSFMFSYLEQVADRVDTREEDRLLDAVRKLATRAEHLQWASEFSRRCEVTSHLPYIRVMDHSLEFVVYLMVTNIQPFKFAVGQYYNEDKHNYLFLTLKTELLHTYSFMVCAPDPKSEMPSSLVVLTMEASQTCYASHVCSYPIIDDQHSAFETLIEKIKKLKCMSEQPTSAIRGELLLELFSSYDTTDDIFAFLRLAAAIWICTHKGLYTGLGEGVSLEDWCSTQVIPPRVHADHVTMSALSRALGVAVRVEDTLDGRKKDLMAAELQSITRASNPRFRGIEDMYCVARGTPRVTLVRMYSHYDILYPVPPGATTSIGPNLLQPERQQQGGGGGGGRSQHPPPPAVQTSSRRAGQGDADRAESSSQGAASASWFHRCRRGGSKEKQS, from the exons ATGGCGTCCACGTCCGGCCCAGCAAAAGACCAGGAGGGGCCGGTCCATGGGCCTCAGGAGTCCActtccagcgccgccgccgccgccgccgccgatgcttcGATCCCCGCGCCACCCGAGGGCGCCGGCGATGTCtctccgccgtcaccgccgccgccgccccctccctcgtCCGTCCAGAGCCGCGCCCATGAACGGGCACGTGAGCAGCCCGGAGATGGAGGCCGCGGCGCCGATAGATCGAGCTCCGCCGCTGCGGCGGTCGAccggaaggggaagaagaagatcgGCGAAgattcttcttctccggcaccACCTGATGATCGGGAACAG GCGCCAAggaaagaggggaggaagaagtcCGATTCCCCGATGAAGTTTCTCAGGAGTAGCATTCTTGCGATTCATGGCTACGCCAAGAAAAAG CTTTCAgatagaaaaggaaaacaacCAAACTACCCCAACCAAACTTCTAAGGAAATAATTTCGAAATCGCCGCCTCATGTGGGTCACAAG AAAGTTCCTATTGACAAAGCCTTCATTCATTATTTCGGGAACATACATAATGCTCTCCAGCATGGATATGTTCCTTTGCATTTGGCGCATCTTGACACTCGTTATTCAGAATTAAGACCAGTACGTAGAGATGGGGAGGGTTTCTATAGGAGCTTCATGTTTTCCTACCTG GAGCAAGTTGCTGATAGGGTAGACACACGTGAGGAAGATCGCCTTCTTGATGCTGTTAGAAAATTGGCTACCCGGGCTGAACATCTTCAATGGGCCTCTGAATTTTCCCGGAGATGCGAAGTAACCTCTCACCTTCCCTATATTCGTGTAATGGACCATTCCCTTGAATTTGTAGT tTACCTGATGGTAACAAATATTCAACCTTTCAAGTTTGCAGTTGGACAATACTATAATGAAGACAAACATAACTATCTGTTTCTTACATTGAAGACTGAACTGTTGCACACATACTCCTTCATGGTGTGTGCACCTGATCCTAAGTCAGAAATGCCTTCCTCACTTGTTGTTTTAACTATGGAAGCTTCTCAGACGTGTTATGCTAGTCATGTTTGTTCATATCCGATTATTGATGATCAGCATTCT GCATTTGAGACGCTGatagagaaaataaagaaattGAAGTGCATGTCGGAGCAGCCAACATCCGCAATCAG GGGAGAACTTCTCCTCGAGCTCTTCAGCAGTTATGATACAACAGATGACA TTTTTGCTTTCCTCAGGTTAGCAGCAGCTATCTGGATATGCACGCACAAAGGGTTGTATACGGGGCTTGGAGAAGGTGTCAGTCTGGAAGAT TGGTGCTCGACGCAGGTTATTCCTCCCCGTGTGCACGCGGACCACGTTACGATGAGCGCCCTGTCGCGCGCACTCGGGGTGGCCGTCCGAGTGGAGGACACGCTTGATGGACGCAAGAAAGATCTCATGGCTGCCGAACTCCAGTCGATCACCCGAGCGTCGAACCCGCGGTTTAGGGGGATCGAAGATATGTACTGCGTTGCCCGTGGAACTCCCCGGGTGACCCTGGTTCGCATGTACTCTCACTATGACATCCTCTACCCAGTGCCTCCTGGTGCTACTACTAGCATTGGTCCGAATCTGCTACAGCCTGAGCGACAacaacaaggaggaggaggaggaggaggaaggagccagcatcctcctcctcctgcagtTCAGACTTCAAGTAGAAGGGCTGGCCAGGGAGATGCAGATCGTGCCGAGAGTTCAAGTCAAGGGGCAGCGAGTGCGAGCTGGTTCCACCGCTGCAGACGTGGTGGTTCCAAGGAGAAGCAGTCTTGA
- the LOC127764409 gene encoding uncharacterized protein LOC127764409, producing the protein MEARRCRRRTASAAAAAARRRLCSLLALAGDYLKYLLTKRGRFLGRVARRSLAALLLSSGGGGKPCLATAPWPPCALAEREFSCSNSPSPAFLAARRLRSRLKRRAGAASCFGALRSPCGCGPSATEAADQEEEEEDEEVDQYGAWECGGGELIDVDYRAEEFINMFYEQLRAQSFHPPTVLQCRSP; encoded by the coding sequence ATGGAGGCTAGGCGTTGCCGGCGCCGCACCGCcagcgcagcagcggcggcggcgaggaggcggctgtgcagcctcctcgccctcgccggcgactACCTCAAGTACCTCCTCACGAAGCGGGGCCGGTTCCTCGGCAGGGTGGCCAGGAGGTCCCTCGCCGCCCTGCTCCTGtcatccggcggcggcggcaagccatGCCTCGCCacggcgccgtggccgccgtgcGCGCTGGCGGAGCGCGAGTTCTCGTGCAGCAACAGCCCCAGCCCGGCGTTCCTCGCGGCGAGGAGGCTGCGGTCACGGCTGAAGcgccgcgcgggcgccgcctcctgctTCGGCGCGCTCCGGTCCCCCTGCGGCTGCGGGCCGTCGGCGACAGAGGCGGCggaccaggaggaggaggaagaagacgaggaggtTGATCAGTACGGCGCGTgggagtgcggcggcggggagctgaTCGACGTGGACTACAGGGCGGAGGAGTTCATCAACATGTTCTACGAGCAGCTCAGGGCGCAGAGCTTCCACCCGCCCACTGTTCTCCAGTGCCGCTCGCCATGA